A stretch of Paenibacillus mucilaginosus 3016 DNA encodes these proteins:
- a CDS encoding urea amidolyase associated protein UAAP2, producing the protein MAVFNRVESPRKIEDAVYDVIVPAGDGWMKELEPGQVLRIVDLEGNQAADTLFYDAENPEDHYSAIATMTGQGNIYLTAGSVLRTESGKALLTIVADTCGRHDTLGGACSAQSNTVRYSHDTLPMHNCRDTFLLQMAKFDKGYLKRDLAPNINFFMNVPVTPEGGLKFDDGVSSPGAYVEMQAHGRTTALVSNCPQLNNPCNAYNPTPIRILIWDN; encoded by the coding sequence ATGGCTGTATTCAACCGGGTGGAGAGTCCGCGGAAAATCGAGGATGCCGTATATGACGTGATTGTTCCGGCGGGGGACGGGTGGATGAAGGAGCTGGAGCCGGGCCAGGTGCTGCGGATCGTCGACCTGGAAGGCAACCAGGCGGCGGATACCCTGTTCTATGATGCGGAGAATCCGGAGGACCATTACAGTGCCATTGCCACCATGACGGGGCAGGGCAACATTTATCTCACGGCCGGATCCGTCCTGCGGACCGAGTCCGGCAAAGCGCTGCTGACCATCGTGGCCGACACGTGCGGCCGGCATGACACCCTGGGCGGTGCCTGCTCGGCCCAGAGCAATACGGTGCGCTACTCGCACGATACGCTGCCGATGCACAACTGCCGGGATACGTTCCTGCTGCAGATGGCGAAGTTTGACAAGGGGTATCTCAAGCGGGATCTGGCGCCGAACATCAACTTTTTCATGAACGTGCCGGTGACGCCGGAGGGCGGGCTGAAGTTCGACGACGGCGTGTCTTCGCCGGGGGCCTACGTGGAGATGCAGGCGCACGGCCGTACGACGGCCCTGGTCTCGAACTGCCCGCAGCTGAACAATCCCTGCAACGCTTATAACCCGACGCCGATCCGGATTCTGATCTGGGACAACTGA
- a CDS encoding transposase yields MYTIRQEELFSLQELMEMAPENKYSIVFKTLDLLPALRVLNKRTHRGRPEELNYAAMVYAMLIGTIERIPTTKDLLKRLRTNEEFRRTCRFRGSDAIPSEASFSRLYTKLADSGVLWELQRQVISLAAAAGFVSPSFISFDSTHVEAEERQPRKEQEVESKAESNEQPVLEMEHSPSTSAKRLEDPRKKYKRGAPTKAEAERRRLEREAWEASLPLFERKLEDMLPYTFEQLKPLIPIHPSTSSKKGSNGKLMWWHGYKLHILADSKGHYILSALFSSAHVNDGRLAIPLLKKFQTDFPDWKVKHALADAGYDVMAVYKQVRSLGAWPLIDYNERAKKPPEGLNENFHPVCQEGHSYVYDSFDAKNKSLKFTRPQECKACPLEKSGRCQRVYKIKVEKDLRRFTVPARGSKSYKKIYKKRTTVERIFAYLKGYYGLGASRKRGKRAEVDAALSVLSYTLCQYAVDCMRQKQQKQAA; encoded by the coding sequence TTGTATACTATTCGTCAAGAAGAGCTGTTTTCCCTGCAAGAGCTTATGGAAATGGCACCAGAAAATAAATACAGCATCGTTTTCAAAACGCTTGACCTCTTACCTGCACTGCGCGTGCTCAACAAGAGAACGCACAGAGGCCGGCCAGAAGAGCTGAACTATGCGGCCATGGTATACGCTATGCTCATTGGGACCATTGAACGTATTCCGACCACAAAAGATTTGCTGAAGCGCTTGCGGACAAATGAAGAGTTCCGCAGGACTTGCCGTTTTCGCGGATCCGACGCTATTCCTAGTGAAGCTTCATTTTCACGGTTGTATACAAAACTCGCCGACTCCGGTGTGCTGTGGGAGCTGCAGCGCCAAGTCATTTCCCTCGCCGCTGCGGCGGGATTCGTCTCTCCCAGTTTTATTAGCTTTGACTCCACCCATGTAGAGGCAGAGGAACGCCAACCGCGTAAAGAACAGGAAGTGGAATCGAAGGCCGAGTCTAACGAACAACCTGTCCTTGAAATGGAACACTCCCCATCCACCAGCGCTAAGCGTCTGGAAGACCCGCGGAAGAAATATAAAAGGGGTGCGCCTACGAAGGCAGAGGCGGAGCGCCGCCGTTTGGAAAGAGAAGCATGGGAAGCTTCTTTGCCCCTGTTCGAACGTAAACTCGAGGATATGCTCCCTTACACATTTGAGCAGCTCAAACCGCTGATTCCTATACATCCAAGTACGAGCAGTAAAAAAGGCTCCAATGGAAAACTCATGTGGTGGCATGGATACAAACTGCATATTCTCGCAGACAGTAAAGGGCATTACATTTTGAGCGCCCTCTTCAGTTCCGCTCACGTAAATGACGGACGGCTGGCGATTCCGCTGCTAAAGAAGTTTCAAACCGATTTTCCTGACTGGAAGGTCAAACACGCCTTGGCTGATGCTGGATATGATGTTATGGCCGTCTACAAACAAGTAAGGAGCTTGGGAGCCTGGCCTCTAATTGACTATAACGAGCGAGCGAAAAAGCCGCCGGAAGGATTGAATGAGAATTTTCACCCGGTGTGTCAGGAAGGGCACTCTTACGTATATGACAGCTTCGATGCCAAGAACAAAAGCTTAAAATTCACTAGGCCCCAAGAGTGCAAAGCATGCCCGCTAGAAAAAAGCGGCAGGTGTCAAAGGGTCTATAAAATCAAGGTAGAGAAGGATCTCAGACGATTTACCGTACCAGCCAGGGGCAGTAAATCTTACAAAAAAATATACAAGAAACGGACAACGGTTGAGCGAATCTTTGCCTATCTGAAGGGTTACTACGGACTGGGGGCGTCTAGGAAGCGCGGTAAAAGAGCTGAGGTTGACGCCGCCCTGAGTGTTCTTAGCTACACGCTTTGTCAATATGCTGTTGATTGCATGCGCCAAAAACAACAAAAACAGGCAGCCTAA
- a CDS encoding APC family permease encodes MMNQEVTLKKSLTLFGVVYLGLAWMTPMIYFSVYGIAYDTSQGMLTQAYLVAFLAIFFTASSYGIMARTFPASGSAYTYVKKSIHPYPGFLVGWALLLDYLFSPLIACLTFGIYLNAQFPSVPAGVWIVLLNIVLAVIASLGVNFSAQLSKVFVWIQMAFIGVFCLFLLKNLSGAAVHPLQPLLQTDVPPSVIFAGASIICFCFLGFDSVTTMSEETHHAQTTIPRAIRIIILMAGALYLAPSYLTQLAFPQAMTFENADSAGFEVVKLVGGAALSSLFITVLVLAIFTQGLSSLTTVSRLLFVMGRDTTLPRRFFGSLHPRFQTPVANIVLVSLVSLLALVISLETAVKFVSFGALTAFIFVNLSVIAQKYVREKLRSPLETCRYLLFPLIGAGFIGWLLSLLDASALLMGGAWVAFGAVYHYLRGLSLRRSEDKSTPAAAHPSPTRIGADRLG; translated from the coding sequence ATGATGAATCAAGAGGTAACGCTGAAGAAATCACTGACCCTGTTCGGGGTTGTCTACCTGGGCCTCGCCTGGATGACGCCCATGATTTATTTCTCCGTTTACGGCATTGCTTACGACACCTCACAGGGCATGCTTACCCAAGCTTATCTGGTCGCGTTCCTGGCGATCTTCTTCACGGCGAGCAGCTATGGTATCATGGCACGGACCTTCCCGGCCTCCGGCTCCGCTTATACTTATGTCAAAAAGAGCATTCATCCCTACCCCGGTTTTCTGGTAGGCTGGGCGCTGCTGCTCGATTATCTCTTTTCCCCGCTCATTGCCTGCCTGACCTTCGGGATCTACCTGAACGCCCAATTCCCCTCCGTTCCCGCAGGGGTCTGGATCGTGCTGCTGAATATCGTGCTGGCCGTCATCGCCTCCCTCGGCGTGAACTTCTCCGCCCAGCTCAGCAAAGTCTTCGTCTGGATTCAGATGGCCTTCATCGGCGTCTTCTGCCTCTTCCTGCTCAAGAATCTGTCAGGCGCCGCCGTACACCCTCTTCAGCCCCTGCTGCAGACCGACGTGCCGCCGTCCGTCATCTTCGCCGGCGCTTCGATCATCTGCTTCTGCTTCCTCGGCTTCGACTCGGTGACGACCATGTCCGAGGAGACTCACCACGCCCAGACCACGATTCCGCGCGCCATCCGGATCATTATTCTCATGGCCGGCGCCCTGTATCTGGCCCCATCCTACCTGACGCAGCTGGCCTTTCCTCAGGCCATGACCTTCGAGAATGCGGATTCGGCGGGCTTCGAGGTCGTGAAGCTGGTCGGCGGCGCCGCACTCTCCTCCTTGTTCATTACCGTGCTCGTTCTGGCCATCTTCACCCAGGGCCTCTCCTCCCTCACCACGGTATCCCGCCTGCTCTTCGTCATGGGGCGTGATACCACCCTGCCGCGCCGGTTCTTCGGCTCCCTGCACCCGCGGTTCCAGACGCCGGTCGCCAACATCGTCCTGGTGTCCCTGGTCTCTCTGCTGGCTCTGGTGATTTCGCTCGAGACCGCCGTCAAATTCGTGAGCTTCGGCGCCCTCACCGCCTTCATCTTCGTCAACCTGTCCGTCATCGCCCAAAAATATGTCCGTGAAAAGCTCCGCTCCCCGCTGGAAACGTGCAGGTACCTGCTGTTCCCGCTGATCGGCGCCGGCTTCATCGGCTGGCTGCTGTCGCTGCTGGACGCATCCGCCCTGCTCATGGGCGGCGCCTGGGTTGCCTTCGGCGCCGTCTACCATTACCTGCGCGGCCTCTCCCTGCGCCGCTCGGAAGACAAAAGCACACCCGCCGCGGCCCATCCGTCACCCACACGGATCGGAGCCGACCGTCTGGGCTGA
- a CDS encoding urea amidolyase associated protein UAAP1, with product MNGVWQITIPAGGKWSGVVGRGRLVRFTALEEGANLTVLLYNAKDPSERYNMPDTLKAQHTSHLTRGHVLMSDNGRVLASLTEDTLGWHDPIGGYSTRAGTDARYGLTNYQELRNNWLRSGEENLTVELVRAGLGRRDLVPPVNLFSKISCDEQGDMHFVPRHCPKGAQVTLRTEMDTLVLLSNTPNPMDPSPSYPSVPVLVEVLAAEPVNEDDYCLNFRPENTRAFENTWAYYALLG from the coding sequence ATGAACGGTGTATGGCAGATCACGATTCCTGCAGGAGGCAAATGGTCGGGGGTTGTCGGGCGCGGCCGGCTGGTGCGCTTTACGGCCCTTGAGGAAGGTGCGAATCTGACGGTGCTTCTATATAACGCAAAGGATCCTTCGGAGCGCTACAATATGCCGGATACGCTCAAGGCGCAGCATACCTCCCACCTGACGAGAGGGCATGTGCTCATGAGCGACAACGGCAGGGTGCTGGCCAGTCTGACCGAAGATACGCTGGGCTGGCATGATCCGATCGGCGGCTACAGCACGCGGGCGGGTACCGATGCCCGCTACGGCCTGACGAATTACCAGGAGCTGCGCAATAATTGGCTCCGAAGCGGGGAAGAAAACCTGACGGTCGAGCTCGTGCGCGCAGGCCTTGGACGAAGGGATCTTGTGCCGCCGGTTAATCTGTTCTCCAAGATTTCGTGTGACGAGCAGGGGGATATGCACTTTGTTCCGCGCCATTGCCCGAAGGGGGCCCAAGTGACGCTGCGGACCGAGATGGATACCCTGGTGCTGCTCTCGAACACGCCGAATCCGATGGATCCTTCCCCGTCTTATCCCTCGGTGCCCGTGCTGGTGGAGGTGCTGGCGGCCGAGCCTGTGAACGAAGACGACTACTGCCTGAATTTCCGGCCGGAGAACACCCGTGCCTTTGAGAATACATGGGCCTATTACGCCCTGCTTGGCTGA
- a CDS encoding methyl-accepting chemotaxis protein, which produces MTNKNELMTIVGQMADTLAQATERLSSVAQDSDSLARISQQLLAQSQTSNEDAKKTDEVLAFIRHVAGQTNLLGLNASIESARAGEMGRGFAVVASEIRKLSLDTISSAEKIQDILSNIRQTTDSISSTVREIHTIGQRQVTSAAGIEASMREIEAMSRQLSTFVSRL; this is translated from the coding sequence ATGACAAACAAGAATGAACTCATGACCATCGTAGGACAGATGGCCGATACTCTCGCACAGGCCACCGAGAGACTCTCCTCGGTCGCCCAGGATTCCGATTCGCTGGCCCGCATCTCCCAGCAGCTGCTTGCCCAGTCCCAGACCTCGAATGAGGATGCCAAAAAGACCGACGAAGTGCTCGCCTTCATCCGGCACGTGGCCGGGCAGACCAACCTGCTCGGACTGAACGCCTCCATCGAGTCCGCCCGGGCCGGCGAGATGGGCCGCGGCTTCGCCGTCGTCGCCAGCGAGATCCGCAAGCTCTCGCTCGATACGATCTCCTCCGCAGAGAAGATCCAGGATATCCTGAGCAACATCCGCCAGACGACCGACAGCATCTCGAGCACCGTGCGCGAGATCCACACCATCGGCCAGCGGCAGGTGACTTCGGCTGCCGGTATCGAAGCGTCCATGCGGGAGATCGAAGCGATGTCCCGGCAGCTCAGCACTTTTGTCTCCAGGCTGTAG
- a CDS encoding molybdopterin-containing oxidoreductase family protein has translation MNSYTLQPDGVFPSVCSLDCPDQCGLLVHKKEGRIVKIEGDPSHPVTQGAICNKVRHMAHRIYDEKRLQYPLKRVGRKGEGRFERITWDEAIDTIVARWNKIIAEQGAEAILPYSFYGNMGRLGTEGMDRRFFHRLGASRLQYTICQAAGTEGYNYTMGGGFGIDPEDTVHAELIIMWGINAVSTNMHQVVLAEKARKRGAKIVVIDVHKNQTGRWADWFIPVRPGTDAALALGLMHILFAEGLTDESFLERYTVGHAELREHVRSYDPDSVAEITGVPVEDIYRLARMYGAAKASFLRIGNGPQHHDNGGMCIRTIACLPALTGAWLYPGGGAIKGNGSYLEHNAQALQRPDLLPKQTRRINMNLLGSALLELDPPVASLFVYNSNPAVVAPHANKVREGLAREDLFTVVHELFLTETAAYADLVLPATSAFENTDFYRSYWHHYVQIQEPVIEAYGESKSNVEVFRLLAAAMGFEDEALRDTEADMIRQALDYPRNEVLEGMTYEKLAEQQFLKGKVKPLFPGRLHTPSGKIELYSKTMERRGYPPLPTYIPLPVEDEGDLPFLFIPAPNHNFLNSTFAHNDKHVRMEREPKLHMNDADAAALGIANGDRVRVWNARGECELTAAVGTDVLPGVAVSQGLWADGKDGKALVNALTPDRVADMGGGAVFFSGRVRIEKCAG, from the coding sequence ATGAATTCATATACACTGCAGCCGGACGGGGTCTTCCCGTCGGTCTGCTCTCTGGACTGTCCCGACCAGTGCGGGCTGCTCGTTCATAAAAAAGAAGGCCGCATCGTCAAGATCGAAGGCGATCCGTCCCATCCCGTGACCCAGGGGGCGATCTGCAACAAGGTCCGGCATATGGCTCACCGGATCTACGACGAGAAGCGGCTGCAGTATCCGCTGAAGCGGGTGGGCCGCAAGGGCGAGGGGCGGTTCGAGCGCATTACGTGGGACGAGGCGATCGACACGATCGTCGCCCGTTGGAACAAGATTATCGCTGAGCAGGGTGCGGAAGCGATCCTGCCGTACAGCTTCTATGGGAATATGGGCCGGCTCGGGACGGAAGGCATGGACCGCCGGTTTTTCCACCGTCTGGGTGCGAGTCGGCTCCAGTACACGATCTGCCAGGCCGCGGGCACGGAAGGCTATAACTATACGATGGGCGGAGGCTTCGGGATCGATCCCGAGGACACGGTGCACGCCGAGCTTATTATCATGTGGGGCATCAATGCGGTCAGCACGAATATGCATCAGGTGGTCCTGGCCGAGAAGGCCCGCAAGAGAGGAGCCAAGATCGTCGTGATCGACGTGCACAAGAACCAGACCGGCCGGTGGGCGGATTGGTTCATTCCGGTACGCCCGGGGACCGACGCGGCGCTGGCGCTCGGGCTGATGCATATCCTGTTCGCCGAAGGGCTCACGGACGAGTCGTTCCTGGAGCGGTACACGGTCGGTCACGCGGAGCTCCGGGAGCATGTGCGCTCGTACGATCCGGACTCGGTGGCGGAGATTACCGGTGTGCCGGTGGAGGATATTTATCGTCTGGCACGGATGTACGGCGCTGCGAAGGCATCGTTCCTGCGGATCGGCAACGGCCCGCAGCATCATGACAACGGCGGCATGTGCATCCGCACGATCGCCTGTCTGCCTGCGCTGACGGGGGCCTGGCTGTATCCCGGCGGCGGGGCGATCAAGGGCAACGGCTCCTATCTCGAGCACAACGCCCAGGCGCTGCAGCGTCCGGACCTGCTGCCGAAGCAGACGCGGCGCATCAACATGAATCTGCTCGGCAGCGCGCTGCTTGAGCTCGATCCGCCGGTCGCCTCTCTGTTTGTATACAACTCCAATCCGGCGGTTGTGGCTCCGCATGCCAACAAGGTGCGGGAAGGGCTGGCGCGGGAGGATCTGTTCACTGTCGTGCATGAGCTCTTCCTGACGGAGACGGCTGCGTATGCAGACCTCGTGCTTCCGGCGACCTCGGCGTTCGAGAACACGGACTTCTACCGATCCTACTGGCACCATTACGTCCAGATTCAGGAGCCGGTTATTGAGGCCTACGGAGAGAGCAAGTCGAACGTCGAGGTGTTCCGGCTGCTGGCTGCGGCGATGGGGTTCGAGGACGAGGCGCTGCGCGACACCGAAGCGGATATGATCCGGCAGGCGCTCGATTATCCGCGCAACGAGGTGCTCGAAGGCATGACCTACGAGAAGCTGGCGGAGCAGCAGTTCCTCAAGGGCAAGGTGAAGCCTCTCTTCCCGGGCCGGCTGCATACGCCGAGCGGCAAAATCGAGCTCTACTCCAAGACAATGGAGCGCAGGGGCTATCCGCCGCTGCCGACCTACATCCCGCTGCCGGTCGAGGATGAGGGGGATCTGCCGTTCCTCTTCATCCCGGCACCGAACCATAACTTCCTGAACTCGACGTTCGCCCACAATGACAAGCATGTGCGGATGGAGCGGGAGCCGAAGCTCCATATGAATGATGCGGATGCTGCGGCGCTGGGGATCGCAAACGGCGACCGCGTGCGCGTGTGGAATGCCCGCGGCGAATGCGAGCTGACCGCGGCGGTGGGCACGGATGTGCTGCCCGGCGTGGCAGTCAGCCAAGGCCTGTGGGCCGACGGCAAGGACGGCAAAGCGCTCGTGAACGCGCTGACGCCGGACCGCGTGGCCGATATGGGAGGCGGAGCGGTCTTCTTCTCGGGCCGTGTGCGGATCGAGAAGTGCGCCGGTTAG